One genomic window of Elaeis guineensis isolate ETL-2024a chromosome 2, EG11, whole genome shotgun sequence includes the following:
- the LOC105048322 gene encoding GATA transcription factor 15 yields MLHQCGQHSGGGVSTPCSCGFLYGACGGSGSTSFSILFPGKQSSMDEVFDSGYPITSSSSVDCTLSLGTPSTRDADALKPSSSSTLNQRPSCVSSLCWDVLSQSNKQPSMASGGVNGSTNSSNLGADPVLLARRCANCDTTSTPLWRNGPRGPKSLCNACGIRYKKEERRAAASTASPTSSVVTATAEQTGIGYAYQRRQPQQPWSCYGSMVTASKSPTMSTYGDVMDEGEASYLSWRLNVIPSAQFPVRDLPGLF; encoded by the exons ATGCTACACCAATGCGGCCAGCATAGCGGCGGGGGGGTCTCGACGCCATGCTCTTGTGGCTTCCTCTACGGAGCTTGCGGCGGAAGTGGCAGCACCTCCTTTTCTATTCTATTCCCGGGAAAACAATCATCCATGGATGAGGTATTCGATTCCGGATATCCTATCACGTCCTCCTCCTCGGTAGACTGCACCCTATCTCTCGGCACGCCATCCACCCGCGACGCGGACGCCCTCAAGCCCTCATCCTCATCTACTCTCAACCAGCGGCCATCTTGCGTGTCTAGCTTGTGCTGGGATGTCCTATCTCAGTCCAACAAGCAACCATCCATGGCTTCTGGTGGAGTCAATGGATCAACCAATAGCTCCAACCTTGGCGCTGACCCAGTCCTCCTCGCCCGTAGGTGCGCCAACTGCGACACCACCTCCACCCCACTCTGGCGTAACGGCCCCCGGGGGCCCAAG TCACTGTGTAACGCGTGCGGGATCCGTTACAAGAAGGAGGAGCGGCGGGCGGCGGCATCGACGGCGTCGCCGACCTCATCTGTAGTGACGGCAACGGCGGAACAAACGGGGATTGGGTATGCGTACCAGCGGCGGCAGCCGCAGCAACCGTGGAGTTGTTACGGATCGATGGTAACGGCGTCAAAGAGTCCGACTATGTCGACGTATGGTGACGTGATGGACGAGGGGGAGGCGTCCTACCTCTCCTGGCGGCTCAACGTGATCCCATCGGCCCAGTTTCCGGTCCGGGACCTGCCCGGCCTCTTCTAA